In the genome of Erpetoichthys calabaricus chromosome 18, fErpCal1.3, whole genome shotgun sequence, the window CTCCTCTGTTTCTTATGTCTACCTCAGTACTTCCAGCCACACTGTACACGTTCACACTCTGCACCTGGACAGTTCCATTTGGATTAATTCCTACCTCATTTAACACACtcaatctatctatcacactatcaatctatctatccatttcaaTCCCCCAGTCTCTcaatcagccacaatcattcaAACTTTACTTGTTCAGCTACATTCATtcctcactctctcactctccaAACACTCTGTCACCCTCTAGTCTTAGACACTTTATTCTTATAAACATAACAGCCTCTCTATCTCATAATAAACACTCATATTCTGAATCTGCACACTCAGTCACTCTCATTACAATTACCATGTACAAATTCTCCTGCACTCAGTCTCTCACTTAACGTTTCATACCATTCCAAAGTCTCCCAgtatacacactcacacagtcTATGTAGTTCACACTTTATCCCACATCTCAGTGTCACATACTATGTACTCAGTCGCGCTCCCCTGTCtcacaaatgcatcctcagacaCATTTTCTCTTGCATAATCATGTCACACTTGTTGTAATACTTCTTATTCTATACAGTCACTCCTTCCCTGTGTGTCATTCTGTACACACTCATTCTCATTCTGGACTCCCAGTTACACTCCCTAATCTCATTATTTAAATTCTCCATCACACTTTCCTGACTCTTACTGCACTTTCTCATTCTATGCCTCTTACGTTTAACACTCCATAGTCCCTTAGTTGACTCTCCCTCCACATGCTCTTCCACAGTCTCCACACACCTCTTCAGTCCCTCAAGTCATACACCTTTGTCAACAGCCGATTTTCACTTGCATACTCGGTCACATTAGGTTGTTTTCCCTGACTGCACTCATTGACattcttaacatttgaatctCAATATCATACCTTTCTCACCATGTCACACTATTCAAAGTCTCCAGTCATAGTTTGGGTACTCATACACACGCTTCAGTAGATAATGTTCAGTCTGGATTTGCTTAGTCATAATTGTCACAgcctgaaactctgctcactatTGCTTTGTGCTTGTGTTGTCTCTCAAATTGTGTACTCCTCCATTTCACTTGGCACACTGCCCTCACATTGTCAGTCTCACTCAGACATTTCTCAGTCTTGATGCACACACCTCTGCTCTTacactttttcttttcacttatgCATACAGCCCATTTATGCATACTTGCTCCCTCACACACATGCCTGTGTTTACACTTCATCCACAAATACCATATGCACATTCATCTACACTCCTTTAGGCGAGATGTATTTGGTGAAGTGGTTATCACACACGCTTCAGTTCCCACTCTGGTTAACAGCTACCTTATCTGGTTGGCCACTTTGAGGAGCCCAGGCGCATCTGTGGAGAGGGGCTCACTCCTATTTTTAAGGTCCTGGTTACACAATGGCAGCACACATAATAAGAGTGCTGCTCGCCACTTGATCCTTATCTCCAAATAAAACTGTCAAAGGTGATTGGGCCAGCGCTCCTCTCAAGCCTGGGCACTTTTGATGCTATTTGTGCCCCTTGCTACCTACCCTGAACAAGAATGTGCCAAATCCAAAAATAATACCGACAACAGATTTCCTTAAATATACCCGAGGAGCGGTGAGCTTAAGATACTTCATGTTTTGACCACTGCGCTTTGTGCCCAGTCTGCATCCTCCTGCCCTTTGTGCATGCCATTCTCTTCGTATGTGACCTCTGCATTAGTAGGACAGCCTGTAAGACAAACGTTTATTCTGACCTCTCAGGGAATCTCATATACAGTAGAAAAAGTTGCACAATCTTCATATCACTGCTTCTTGAGTCTGAAATTGGATGTGACGAGAGCCTTGCATATGATACAGCCATCCCTTAGCTAGTGCTATCACCTGGGGCAGTCTGGAAAGCCCAGGGCCATCTTGAGCATTGTGCTTCAGCCACACTTGCATCTGCCAGTGACACCTGAGTCAAAGACACATGCCACATGCAAGAAGTAAACTCCTCTCTACACTGCTGCTTTGTTGTGACCTGCATTGTGTCAGCATGGGTCCCAATTTAGTCTCAAGaagtttattatcatgtgtacataCCAAAGTacaatgacatttttacttgcatgtctcctcagaacagttcaCTAAAATACAAtctaaaaattgataaaatgtaatTCTTGTATTCCAGATTAATAGCCATAAAATAACATTTGCTTTGTTTACTGTTTGGTAATTAATTTCACAAGGTCATCAGGCAGTGCCAGTGCCCACAAACTGTTAGATGGAACAGCAGAGGCGCTGTAGCCACTCTAATACTGAACCTCTCTTTGACCATGGACTTTGCCAGCAGCCTCAGATTATCTGATGGAATGTGAATAGTGCTGGTGCCCGTTTAGTATTGAAAGCTTCATTTGGCTGTGGCCACTGTCAGGGTTCCAAAATCAtctggagtttgagaggtgcacTTGGTGCCCAATCTGCATCTTCATACCATATGTTTTTGCCTTCTATTCACAATGCTgaagcaaatcaaataaaatcttgTGAGCAATGAGCCATGCTCCAGCTGGTTAGTCAAGACAGAATTGAATACCACCATGCTGACTGCTGctttcttattttgatttttcttttccagGTGCAGCCATGGTAGACATGCAGATGCCAATTTGGCCGGTGAGCTTTGGGCTTAATCCTATGGATTTGGCAGAATTGGATGAGCACTCCCACCAATTTGACCTCAAGCCCTACACAACCGTGGATTATGCCAGCATTTCCAGCCCACCATATGATGGAAGTCCCCCCCAGAGGATTGAACTGACAACTCTGGACTGCAAATATGACTGCAAAGTGCAGGACTACCAAAGTGTGTGAAGCCATTTTCTAACCAGGGGACAGCAGGGAAGGCAGTACGAGGACTCGTATGTCTTCCTGGCATCCTATAATTTAGGTGGGGAGGGAGGGGCTGCTGGACATGACAGACCACTCTTTAAAAGCTAACTTGCCCTgtatgtctctctttctcttctaaaGACACAATAAAGCTTGAACCCCCATCTCCACCGCAATACTCAGAGAAGGGATTTCTCTACCCCAAACTGCTCGATGATCCCACCAGCTCCACGTTGTCAATTGAGTGCAGGGTATGTGGCGACAAGGCCTCAGGTTTCCATTACGGTGTCCATGCCTGTGAAGGATGCAAGGTGAGAATTTATTGTGCTCTCCAAAGGGGTCATTTTTGGCTTAGCTTGAACGTAAGAGATCATTAGGGTATTTTTTTGCATGAGTTAAAAAAGTCACTAATGAAATTTTTGCAAGGGGTGATTTTGCACCCTTTTGTTGTGTTCCTTTCCGTAAACTGCACTTCCTACGCTATGAACGGAATGAGCACCGTGAACTTCATGTGCTGTCTGTCACCTCTAACCACATCCTCCATCTTTCTGAATTTCTGAGACAACTGGTAGCGGCTGAGACTGGGAGTGCTGGGATTGCTAGTGCAGGTCATTTGTTCAAGGGGCTGTCACAATGAGCTGCTGACTTTTCTGTCTGTATAAAATTTAGGAAGGAAATGGTCTCAGACCAGAAG includes:
- the LOC114669016 gene encoding peroxisome proliferator-activated receptor gamma isoform X3, producing the protein MVDMQMPIWPVSFGLNPMDLAELDEHSHQFDLKPYTTVDYASISSPPYDGSPPQRIELTTLDCKYDCKVQDYQNTIKLEPPSPPQYSEKGFLYPKLLDDPTSSTLSIECRVCGDKASGFHYGVHACEGCKGFFRRTIRLKLVYDRCDLHCRIHKKSRNKCQYCRFQKCLMVGMSHNAIRFGRMPQAEKEKLLAEISSDIEQMNPECADLRALAKHLYDSYLKSFSLTKAKARAILTGKTGEKAIAQVL